The following are from one region of the Methanomassiliicoccales archaeon LGM-DZ1 genome:
- the rfbG gene encoding CDP-glucose 4,6-dehydratase: MVRANPGFYAGKKVLVTGHTGFKGSWLCRILKLLGAEVYGYSLAPPTDPSLYDIAGIGGQVHSRIADIRDYAELSRFYADASPDIVLHLAAQPIVREGYRIPRETYESNVMGTVNILECVRTHPCARSFLNVTTDKVYDNNDSDRFYSEGDRLDGYDPYSNSKSCSELVTHSYRRSFLEQAGVAVSTARAGNVIGGGDFAKDRLVPDCVRAAVAGKDVVLRNPNSVRPYQHVLEPLYSYLTVAAAQYADPELAGSYNIGPDQEDCITTGELADGFCRLWGKGLKWRAEDDNGPHEASFLKLDNSLLRKVFGISPLWHSPEAVARTVEWTKVWADGGDVLACMDSQIREYFSGRGINL, from the coding sequence ATGGTGAGGGCAAATCCGGGATTCTACGCCGGCAAGAAAGTCCTGGTCACCGGGCATACCGGTTTCAAGGGCTCATGGCTGTGCAGGATCCTGAAGCTCTTGGGCGCCGAGGTATACGGATACTCCCTGGCCCCGCCCACGGACCCCAGCCTTTACGATATCGCCGGCATCGGCGGGCAGGTGCATTCCAGGATCGCCGATATCCGGGACTACGCTGAACTCTCCCGTTTCTATGCCGATGCATCGCCCGATATCGTGCTGCATCTGGCGGCCCAGCCTATCGTCAGGGAAGGATACCGTATACCGCGCGAAACCTACGAATCCAACGTCATGGGGACGGTGAACATACTGGAATGCGTCCGTACCCATCCCTGTGCCAGATCGTTCCTCAATGTAACCACGGACAAGGTTTACGACAACAACGACTCCGACCGTTTCTATTCTGAAGGCGACCGCCTCGACGGATATGATCCGTACTCCAATTCGAAGAGCTGCTCAGAGTTGGTGACCCACAGCTACCGCCGGAGCTTCCTGGAGCAGGCAGGGGTAGCGGTATCCACCGCCAGGGCCGGCAATGTGATCGGCGGAGGAGATTTCGCCAAGGACCGCCTGGTGCCGGACTGCGTCCGGGCAGCCGTCGCTGGGAAGGATGTGGTCCTGAGGAACCCCAATTCGGTCAGGCCCTACCAGCATGTTCTGGAACCGCTTTACTCATATCTGACGGTGGCGGCGGCGCAGTACGCTGACCCGGAACTTGCCGGGTCGTACAATATAGGCCCCGATCAGGAGGATTGCATAACCACCGGCGAATTGGCTGACGGCTTCTGCAGGTTGTGGGGGAAAGGGCTGAAATGGAGGGCGGAGGACGATAACGGCCCCCACGAGGCGAGTTTCCTCAAACTGGACAATTCGCTCCTCCGGAAGGTCTTCGGGATCTCCCCCCTCTGGCACAGTCCGGAGGCAGTCGCCAGGACGGTCGAGTGGACCAAGGTCTGGGCGGACGGAGGGGATGTCCTTGCATGCATGGACTCCCAGATCAGGGAGTATTTCTCCGGGCGCGGCATCAATCTTTGA
- a CDS encoding glycosyltransferase family 2 protein produces the protein MKKISVMVPTYNEEDNVVPISEAIIEQLSKCGDYDYELLFIDNDSKDTTRDKIRVLCARNPKIKAIFNAKNYGQFNSPYYGILQATGDCVISMAADFQDPPELIPQYVKAWEEGYKLVMCQKTSSKESRLVYRARRSYYRFMRKHSSVEWLEQVNGSGLYDREFVEIMRKIDDPKPFLRGVVAEMGYKIKLIPFEQPKRRAGKSSNNLFSYYDGAMQSITSYTKYPVRLATGLGIGLTVLSAIAWAAAIINKILNWDSYALTDDILALAIFSAVSLNLFFIGMVGEYVMNVNDRVRKRPLVVEAERINFDKERIGGD, from the coding sequence GTGAAGAAAATCTCAGTGATGGTCCCCACCTATAACGAGGAGGACAATGTGGTCCCCATCTCGGAAGCCATAATCGAGCAGCTTTCGAAGTGCGGGGATTATGATTACGAGCTCCTGTTCATCGATAACGATTCCAAGGACACCACCAGGGACAAGATTCGCGTCCTGTGCGCCCGGAACCCTAAGATCAAGGCGATATTCAATGCCAAGAACTACGGGCAGTTCAATTCCCCGTACTACGGGATCCTCCAGGCCACCGGCGACTGCGTCATCAGCATGGCGGCGGATTTCCAGGATCCTCCGGAACTCATCCCGCAGTATGTGAAAGCGTGGGAAGAAGGGTACAAGCTCGTGATGTGCCAGAAGACCTCCAGCAAAGAGAGCCGCCTGGTCTACAGGGCGCGCCGCTCCTACTATCGTTTCATGAGGAAGCATTCGAGCGTGGAATGGCTGGAGCAGGTCAACGGCTCGGGGCTATACGACCGCGAGTTCGTGGAGATCATGCGGAAGATCGACGACCCCAAGCCGTTCCTCAGGGGCGTCGTGGCCGAGATGGGCTACAAGATCAAGCTCATCCCGTTCGAGCAGCCGAAACGCAGGGCCGGCAAGTCCAGCAACAATCTCTTCAGCTACTATGACGGCGCGATGCAGAGCATCACATCCTACACGAAGTACCCCGTCAGACTGGCCACCGGCCTGGGGATAGGGCTCACGGTCCTGAGCGCCATCGCATGGGCGGCCGCTATCATCAATAAGATCCTCAACTGGGACTCCTACGCCCTCACCGACGATATCCTGGCGCTCGCGATATTCTCGGCGGTCTCGCTCAACCTGTTCTTCATCGGGATGGTCGGGGAGTATGTGATGAACGTCAACGACAGGGTCAGGAAGCGCCCCCTGGTCGTCGAGGCCGAGCGCATCAACTTCGATAAGGAGCGAATCGGAGGAGACTGA
- a CDS encoding NAD(P)-dependent oxidoreductase, with product MTGMRVAITGPTGAIGSELVELELAVGNDVIAIVRPGSKNLGNLPHSGRLSIIEADISDYASLKGRGKCDLFIHLAWAETFGAERDNAEIQIDNIKYSADAVRLAADWGAEAFVGTGSQAEYGPCDMKLSSRTPVNPESGYGIAKYAAGRMCRLLCGSLGIRFGWARVISVFGDRDADHTLIMYLIKSLLAGKTPELTGCDQIWDYIYAKDCAAALKAIGERGKDGTAYCIGSGKPRRLRDYVEAVRDIVAPGAELRFGVKPYYPHQPMMLAGDISELTEDTGFVPQYSFEEGIMNVLAYVRAHNPDMRC from the coding sequence ATGACCGGTATGAGAGTGGCCATCACGGGGCCGACAGGGGCCATCGGGTCGGAGCTTGTCGAACTGGAGTTGGCGGTAGGGAACGATGTCATCGCGATAGTCAGGCCGGGGTCCAAGAACCTCGGGAACCTGCCGCACTCGGGCCGGCTGTCCATCATCGAGGCCGACATCTCGGATTACGCTTCCCTGAAGGGCAGGGGGAAGTGCGATTTATTCATCCATCTGGCGTGGGCGGAGACTTTCGGAGCCGAACGCGATAATGCCGAGATTCAGATCGACAATATCAAGTACTCCGCCGACGCCGTGAGGCTGGCGGCCGACTGGGGAGCGGAGGCGTTCGTCGGCACAGGTTCGCAGGCCGAATACGGGCCGTGCGACATGAAGCTCAGCAGCCGCACCCCTGTGAACCCGGAGAGCGGCTACGGGATCGCCAAGTACGCTGCCGGAAGGATGTGTCGCCTCCTCTGCGGCAGCCTGGGCATCCGCTTCGGCTGGGCGCGCGTGATTAGCGTCTTCGGGGACCGCGACGCCGACCATACCCTCATCATGTACCTGATCAAGTCCCTGCTGGCCGGTAAGACCCCGGAACTCACCGGCTGCGACCAGATCTGGGACTACATCTATGCCAAGGACTGCGCGGCGGCCCTGAAGGCGATCGGCGAGAGAGGGAAGGACGGAACGGCCTACTGCATCGGCAGCGGGAAGCCCAGGAGGCTCAGGGACTACGTCGAGGCAGTGAGGGACATCGTCGCTCCGGGTGCGGAGCTCAGGTTCGGGGTCAAGCCCTATTACCCGCACCAGCCGATGATGCTGGCCGGCGACATCTCCGAGCTCACGGAGGACACGGGGTTCGTCCCGCAGTACTCGTTCGAGGAAGGTATAATGAACGTCCTTGCTTACGTGAGGGCGCATAACCCGGATATGCGGTGTTGA
- a CDS encoding thiamine pyrophosphate-binding protein — protein sequence MKTRVSDYIASLCRDAGITDAFTVVGGGSMWMNNAFAHCKGINVVYNHHEQASAIAAEAYARINNKLAILCVTTGPGGTNAITGVVGGWLDSIPMIVFSGQVRYATMARSTGLPLRSMGDQEFDITKAISCMTKYSELVLDPKKIKYCVHKALFIATHGRPGPCWLDVPLDVQKAEIETDGLEDFNSSEYMKSISMTVDPSVADKVIELVSKAKRPVFYAGNGIRLSGGYDAFLKLIDRMNIPVVTCWDSVDLIPDDHPLYGGRGGNLGDRGGNFAVQNSDLILSIGSRLSFRQTGFNYETWARKAYVIMEDIDAAELKKPNVHVDMPVHADAKAFLQALLDRAGDKVCDDDDWIARCKQWQKEYPVVRPEYYREEGPANPYCFMKELSRRLPEGTVTVVGNGTACAVGSHAYVIKKGTRFIVNSAIASMGYDLPASIGACVAIGKKPLVCIAGDGSLMMNLQELQTVITNRLPIKLFIINNAGYQSMRLTETNLFNSDFFGMGPESGDLGFPSFEKLAAAFGYPYYSVKTNAELSKLDTILSESAPFICEVFVTTKQAFEPKSSTKILEDGTMYSAPLEDMYPFLSRDELKKNMYID from the coding sequence ATGAAAACGAGGGTATCGGATTATATTGCAAGCCTCTGCCGTGATGCCGGCATTACCGACGCGTTCACGGTGGTCGGTGGCGGTTCCATGTGGATGAACAATGCTTTCGCGCACTGCAAGGGCATAAACGTCGTCTACAACCACCATGAGCAGGCATCGGCCATCGCGGCCGAGGCATATGCCAGGATAAACAATAAACTGGCGATCCTGTGCGTGACGACCGGTCCTGGAGGGACCAACGCTATAACCGGCGTCGTGGGGGGATGGCTGGACTCCATCCCGATGATCGTCTTCTCGGGGCAGGTCCGCTATGCCACGATGGCCAGGAGCACTGGGCTCCCACTCCGCTCCATGGGAGACCAGGAGTTTGATATCACCAAGGCTATAAGCTGCATGACAAAGTACAGCGAACTGGTCCTAGACCCGAAGAAGATCAAATATTGTGTCCACAAGGCCCTCTTCATAGCTACCCACGGAAGGCCAGGCCCGTGCTGGTTAGATGTGCCTCTGGATGTGCAGAAAGCCGAGATCGAGACGGATGGGCTTGAAGATTTCAATTCCTCTGAATACATGAAGAGCATCTCCATGACGGTGGATCCTTCCGTTGCGGACAAGGTCATTGAGTTGGTGTCCAAGGCGAAGCGCCCCGTCTTCTACGCGGGGAATGGCATCAGGCTTTCCGGAGGATATGATGCATTCCTCAAGCTCATCGATAGGATGAACATCCCTGTGGTCACCTGCTGGGACAGCGTCGACCTGATCCCGGACGACCATCCTCTGTACGGAGGGCGCGGCGGGAACCTGGGGGACCGCGGAGGCAATTTCGCGGTGCAGAACAGCGATCTCATCCTCTCGATCGGGAGCCGCCTGAGCTTCCGCCAGACCGGATTCAATTATGAGACTTGGGCCAGGAAGGCATATGTAATCATGGAGGACATCGACGCCGCTGAGCTGAAGAAGCCCAACGTGCACGTCGATATGCCTGTCCATGCTGATGCCAAGGCATTCTTGCAGGCACTCCTGGACCGCGCCGGGGACAAGGTTTGTGACGACGATGATTGGATAGCCAGATGCAAGCAGTGGCAGAAGGAGTATCCTGTCGTCAGGCCGGAGTACTACAGAGAGGAGGGACCTGCCAACCCCTACTGCTTCATGAAGGAGTTGAGCAGGAGGCTTCCCGAGGGCACGGTGACCGTCGTGGGGAATGGAACCGCCTGCGCCGTCGGCAGCCATGCCTATGTCATCAAGAAGGGCACCCGCTTCATCGTGAACTCAGCCATCGCGTCCATGGGATACGATTTGCCGGCATCCATTGGAGCGTGCGTCGCAATCGGGAAGAAGCCCCTCGTCTGCATCGCTGGGGACGGGAGCCTCATGATGAACCTCCAGGAGCTGCAGACTGTCATCACCAACCGCCTGCCGATCAAACTGTTCATCATAAATAACGCTGGATACCAGTCTATGCGTCTCACAGAGACCAACCTGTTCAATTCTGATTTCTTCGGCATGGGCCCGGAGTCAGGGGATCTTGGATTCCCGTCCTTTGAGAAATTGGCCGCAGCCTTCGGTTATCCGTATTATTCGGTAAAAACCAATGCCGAGCTCTCCAAGCTCGATACGATTCTCTCTGAGAGCGCCCCCTTCATCTGCGAGGTCTTCGTCACCACCAAGCAGGCGTTCGAGCCCAAATCCTCCACTAAGATCCTGGAGGACGGTACCATGTATTCCGCTCCGCTCGAGGATATGTACCCGTTCCTCAGCCGCGACGAGCTGAAGAAGAACATGTACATCGACTGA
- the rfbF gene encoding glucose-1-phosphate cytidylyltransferase, with translation MKAVILAGGLGTRISEESYLRPKPMIEIGSHPILWHIMKTYYHYGVNDFIICAGYKQHMIKEYFADYFLHCSDVTFDFTDGFKTEIHNSDVEKWKVTVVDTGLNTLTGGRIKRIRKYLDDEPFLLTYGDGVSDVNIDKLVAFHRAHGKLATLTAVHPVGRFGVLGMKGDCISSFGEKTESKTDWINGGYMVLDPKVIDYIEGDETTFEKEPLERLSSEGQLMAYKHGGFWQCMDTMRDKEKLEELWARGEAKWKVW, from the coding sequence ATGAAGGCCGTCATATTGGCAGGCGGGCTGGGGACCAGGATATCTGAGGAGAGTTATCTGAGGCCCAAACCGATGATCGAAATCGGCAGCCACCCGATTCTCTGGCATATAATGAAGACATATTATCATTATGGCGTAAACGACTTCATCATATGCGCTGGGTACAAGCAGCATATGATCAAAGAGTACTTCGCCGATTATTTCCTTCACTGCAGCGATGTTACCTTCGATTTTACCGATGGTTTCAAGACTGAGATCCATAACAGCGACGTAGAGAAATGGAAGGTAACCGTCGTAGATACTGGCCTCAATACATTGACCGGCGGTAGGATCAAACGCATTCGCAAGTACCTGGATGACGAGCCATTCCTTCTGACATATGGAGACGGTGTTTCCGACGTCAACATCGATAAGCTGGTGGCTTTCCATAGGGCGCATGGCAAACTGGCGACTCTCACTGCCGTCCATCCCGTCGGTAGGTTCGGAGTCCTGGGCATGAAGGGGGATTGCATCTCCTCGTTCGGCGAGAAGACCGAGAGCAAGACCGATTGGATCAACGGCGGATATATGGTCCTGGACCCCAAGGTGATAGACTACATCGAAGGTGATGAGACGACTTTCGAGAAGGAGCCTCTCGAGAGGCTCAGTTCCGAAGGTCAGCTGATGGCATACAAGCACGGCGGCTTCTGGCAGTGCATGGACACCATGCGCGATAAGGAGAAGCTCGAGGAGTTGTGGGCCCGGGGCGAAGCGAAGTGGAAGGTATGGTGA
- the rfbH gene encoding lipopolysaccharide biosynthesis protein RfbH, which produces MFEDMSEKKARKEILESVSEYCEKFHKRREYREGDRIPYASRVYDDEEMCNLVDAALDFWLTSGRYTEEFESGLGKFLGVPYVSFVNSGSSANLLAFMALTSPLLGDRTVRRGDEIIAVACGFPTTVAPAIQFGAVPVFVDMTIPQYNIDVSMLEKALSPKTKAVMIAHTLGNPFDIQKVKDFCDEHNLWLIEDNCDSLGSVCTYNGKKMFTGTVGDIGTSSFYPPHHMTTGEGGAVYTRDPILHKIIRSLRDWGRDCSCPSGKDNTCGHRFDGQYGELPLGYDHKYVYSHFGYNLKATDLQAAIGCAQLEKLPSFIERRQSNFNRLKAALEYVSDRLILPEPLPGSDPSWFGFLMTCREGVDRGSVVGHLETNNIQTRMLFAGNIIRHPCFDSIRGDSTKYRVVGNLTVTDRIMRDSFWVGVYPGMTDEMIDRMAAEIIKAVGKH; this is translated from the coding sequence ATGTTCGAGGATATGAGCGAAAAAAAGGCTCGTAAGGAGATTCTGGAATCAGTCTCCGAATATTGCGAGAAGTTCCATAAGAGGAGGGAATACCGGGAAGGGGACCGCATCCCGTATGCATCCAGAGTGTATGACGATGAGGAAATGTGCAACCTCGTGGATGCAGCATTGGACTTCTGGCTGACATCCGGGAGATATACTGAAGAATTCGAATCCGGGCTCGGAAAGTTCCTCGGTGTACCGTATGTCAGTTTTGTGAATTCTGGTTCTTCGGCCAACCTTTTGGCGTTCATGGCCCTGACATCTCCTCTTTTGGGGGATCGCACTGTCCGTCGTGGCGATGAGATCATCGCCGTCGCCTGCGGATTCCCCACGACCGTAGCTCCTGCCATCCAGTTCGGAGCGGTTCCTGTATTTGTGGATATGACGATCCCGCAGTACAATATCGACGTCTCCATGCTGGAGAAGGCTCTCTCCCCCAAGACCAAAGCTGTAATGATCGCCCATACCCTCGGCAATCCCTTCGATATACAGAAGGTCAAGGATTTCTGCGACGAACATAACCTCTGGCTCATAGAGGATAACTGCGACTCCCTGGGTTCCGTATGCACATACAACGGCAAGAAGATGTTTACCGGAACAGTCGGGGACATAGGGACGTCCAGTTTCTATCCTCCCCATCACATGACAACGGGTGAGGGCGGGGCGGTTTATACTCGGGACCCGATACTTCACAAAATCATCCGCTCGCTTAGAGATTGGGGGAGGGACTGTTCCTGCCCCTCGGGGAAGGACAACACCTGCGGGCACAGGTTCGACGGTCAGTATGGAGAGCTTCCTCTCGGATATGACCACAAATACGTTTATTCCCATTTCGGATATAACCTCAAGGCTACCGATCTGCAGGCCGCCATCGGATGTGCGCAGCTAGAGAAATTGCCGTCGTTTATCGAGCGGAGGCAGAGCAACTTCAACAGGCTGAAGGCCGCGCTTGAATACGTGTCCGACAGATTGATCCTGCCGGAACCGCTGCCGGGCAGCGATCCGAGCTGGTTCGGGTTCCTTATGACCTGCCGTGAGGGCGTGGACAGGGGGAGCGTGGTTGGTCATCTGGAGACCAACAACATCCAGACCAGGATGCTTTTTGCCGGCAACATTATCAGGCATCCATGCTTCGACAGTATACGCGGCGACAGCACCAAGTACCGCGTTGTCGGAAATCTGACTGTTACTGACAGGATTATGCGTGATTCATTCTGGGTCGGTGTTTATCCTGGAATGACTGATGAGATGATTGATCGCATGGCCGCCGAGATAATAAAGGCGGTCGGAAAACACTGA
- a CDS encoding glycosyltransferase family 87 protein: MIIYLLGFFTPMSLREGALERWDTISRGNPAASLMIVLMAVLLVLDAFLFAVPGLDAFHDSLHSDSGTYFMDFFDSLVDSMNDPYGNLRDVTGAIYPALITVFYAAVGNAVSGYAADPADAFSYREAQEPVMVLLIITALSLYAVHLFCMRAERKGGLGHWMSELMFLCVLLSSPVMYAVVRGNSMIMCAVFCAMFVLGYRSESKWIRWASYICLGIAAGIKIAPAVLAFLILRERDWRGFAGCAAVVAVLFIVPFALTDGSLSDLTDNLLLYGDGRKDGTIVTAGDYVHAILHRFASEGIQSAVSLAVTASVVILFAAMILFDRGLDQWKVLMLMFGAMILCFGNGIRYNFCYVIIPMVCFASERRELSIINAVSAVCFAVIFMLYPPEPFIKSLALIAVLAMISWESLPRTFRAIKDSCRKGHIDC, translated from the coding sequence TGCTGCATCGCTGATGATCGTCCTGATGGCAGTTCTGCTGGTCTTAGATGCGTTCCTTTTCGCGGTTCCGGGCCTCGATGCTTTCCACGATTCGCTCCACAGCGATTCCGGGACATATTTCATGGATTTCTTCGACAGTCTCGTGGATTCCATGAACGATCCGTACGGCAATCTGAGGGATGTGACTGGGGCGATATACCCAGCACTCATCACCGTATTCTACGCCGCGGTCGGGAATGCGGTCTCCGGTTATGCTGCCGATCCGGCAGACGCGTTCTCGTACAGGGAGGCGCAGGAACCGGTCATGGTCCTGCTCATCATCACCGCCCTGTCCCTGTATGCTGTCCATCTGTTCTGCATGAGGGCGGAGAGGAAAGGGGGTCTGGGACATTGGATGTCAGAGCTGATGTTCCTGTGCGTTCTGCTGTCGTCTCCCGTCATGTACGCTGTCGTACGCGGGAATTCGATGATCATGTGTGCGGTGTTCTGCGCCATGTTCGTCCTCGGCTACAGGTCCGAGAGCAAATGGATCAGATGGGCTTCGTACATCTGCCTGGGCATCGCCGCCGGGATAAAGATCGCTCCCGCTGTCCTCGCATTCCTCATCCTCAGGGAGAGGGACTGGCGCGGGTTCGCCGGATGCGCGGCGGTCGTCGCGGTCCTTTTCATAGTCCCGTTTGCCCTGACCGACGGCAGCCTGTCAGATCTGACCGACAATCTGCTGCTATACGGCGATGGCAGGAAAGACGGCACAATCGTCACAGCCGGCGACTATGTCCACGCGATCCTGCACCGTTTCGCATCCGAAGGCATCCAGTCCGCAGTATCCCTTGCTGTGACTGCATCGGTCGTCATCCTGTTTGCGGCGATGATCCTCTTCGACAGGGGCCTTGACCAGTGGAAGGTCCTCATGCTCATGTTCGGGGCGATGATCCTCTGTTTCGGGAACGGCATCCGCTACAATTTCTGCTATGTCATCATCCCGATGGTCTGCTTCGCATCCGAAAGAAGGGAACTGTCCATAATCAATGCCGTATCGGCCGTCTGCTTCGCCGTGATATTCATGCTCTATCCGCCGGAGCCGTTCATCAAATCCCTGGCGCTCATCGCTGTCCTAGCCATGATCTCATGGGAGAGCCTGCCCAGGACTTTCAGGGCTATAAAGGACAGTTGCAGAAAGGGACACATAGATTGCTGA